CCAAAAGATGCAAAAATGTCTAACCAATTGCTTGCAAGTTGGGCTCAACATAGTTGAAGTATAGTTACTAGTGGTAGTTTCTGGCATCTCAATCTCCTATTGTATTAGGGAAGCTAAATTATTAAATGTGTGGCTATAAAGTTCTTGAAACTCCAACCATCAAATGACTGCACCATCTCTACCAAGCACCACCAGCTTAGAACCATACGCCCTAACCAATTGAAGGAAACCCTCAAAAAGCAAGCTTAGACATATAGACTAAACTGAAAAATTAGACAGCGTCATAAACAAAAAATCAAAGTTAAATAGGCACCAACAAAATAAACCAACACcgaaaaattattcaaaatcaaaacaaaataaattttttggacCAGAGAAAGCAACACATACTCTCAtacacattttttttcttttttctctagagctttctctttctcttctctattATTTTTCCCTCACTGTCTCTTCTCTACTATTTTTCTCTAAAAGTTGTAAATTTAACTTCAATATTGAAAAGTCTCCACCCACCGGAACATATTCGATAGATTCCGACTATTTTCTCATATTTTATAGACTCTTTCCTCAATAATCataaaagtatttaatttttatcaaactaATCACATTTTATTGATCTATCCATTGAATTAATTCACGATTCAAATGTACACGTTTAGTAAACCTACTAAATCCTTcatcaattataaattataaaaattattgtaaaatttttaaattttaaaaaatttattaatttatctatattttaaaaattcaattaaaatattattatatttcataaaatcactCTTTAATCCTTTTGCCTAAGAaactattaattaatctattttaaatttaaataaaaaacactaaaataataaatataaaattaaagaaataaaataaaatatataattaaaattataaaaattaaataatataaatatttgaaacaactgataattaattttaataaaataattaaatatttatattttataaaatataaacactagagtgattttaaaataaatccaattAAAAATTCCCTAAAAACTCACAAATCTGATAGtaatttacttttataaattaaatttaatatatttaatcataaaaatataacataatttaaacaattttttaaatagtataaaaaaagGATTATCTGGTCCTCCAGCACAACCTCGATCCCAATCTGATTAGTCCACCTTTTTGCCATGCTGTTGGTATTATCCAGTGGGATGGTCGTCCTCCTTTTTCTCTCTGCCCTCTTTGGTTCTCCCATAAAAcgaataaaacacataaaaagatgGTTGGTTGCGTGCGCTCGTAATCAATAAAAGAGGCGGTTTTTGCCGACAGAACTCCTTAAACCCCAGCTCTTTTACTCATTACTTCCTCTTTTTTCTCACCTTTTCTTCTTTGACTACGCAGTTATCGGTATGTATTTCCCTTCTTTCTTATCGTGTGTTTAATGGGATGCTCCATCAtaattgttaatttattttctattacctGATTTTGGGAAAGTTGGATTTGGCCTTAATTGAACACTTGTTTGTGTTTTTTCCCCCTAAATTCCTTATGATGTTGCACAGATTTCATGCATAGTTTTGGGAATTCTTTACCTTTTCCAGTTTTGTTTATTTTGTCTTGTgggatttttgtttattttcttttttcctctcATGAATGTTTTGTTTCATGCAAAAATGGCAGAAATTTCTGCTTGAGGGATGATATTATGTTTAGTTATTTCTAGGCCTAATTATTGTGTCTTGATGTTTGTGCACTTTTTCTCTCTAGTACTATATTGCAGATATAGCATGTCCTACCAGCAGTTGGGCGAATTCAATTACATGGCAGAAGAGGGCGAAATGGCTGATTTGGTAGACGAATTAGACCAGGATAACTATGGTGGAGAAGGCAATATAGAAATAGAAGCAGATGAATATGACATGGTTTcgtctctttctttcttctttcattAGTTTCTCCcccttttttttaaagaatcacTTTCTGAGTctatttttgatgattttaatcTGTTGATCCTGATGGCAATAATGAAACAGCTTACGAAGGTGACTGATACATCTTCTGCTCAAGCTAGGAAGGGCAAAGACATACAGGGTATTCCGTGGGAAAGATTGAACATAACAAGGGATAAGTACAGGTTGACAAGGCTTGAACATTACAAGAATTATGAGAATATCCCTTTATCTGGTCAAGCTGTAGATAAGGTCTGTTAGTTTGTTCAATGATTGTATGATCATTTATTGTTTTCGTTTAATTTGTTGGAGAATTTGTCGAGGGAATCTTTATAGATGCATAATACTTTTCTTATTTTAGGAGTGCAAACAAATGGAGAAGGGCGGCAACTACTATGAATTCTTCTACAATACTAGGCTAGTTAAACCCACAATTCTTCATTTTCAGGTTTGTGGTCTTTTAATGCTATATCTGATTATCATTTATATCTACTTTGTTTTCTTACATGTTTTTCCTTAGAAccttcttttttcttccttgCAACAAACATATGGGAATTATCTTTTCTTAGGGTTACTTGGTTTTTGATGACTGAATTGATATAATTTGCAAGTTCTGTTACCTGATTAATGATCCTTATCTTGAATTGCCCATATGCAGCTCAGGAACTTGGTTTGGGCTACCTCGAAACATGATGTTTATCTCATGTCTAATTATTCAGTCATGCACTGGTCATCTTTGTCTCGTAATTTGTCTGAAGTCATCAATTTTGCAGGACATGTTGCACCTAATGAGGTATTGTGGCAACTTCTATGCTAAGTTTACAGTTTACAGGACAGTCTAGTGAaccatgcttttttttttttaattggtcTCTCTTTCTATCtggcacacacacacacacgcgCGCGAATGGTATAAATATAAGCATATGCACATACTTTGTTTTCTAACTCTTAATCTCTTGGTAATAATAGAAACATGCTGATAGTTTGCTGGAAGGTTTCACACAAACTCAAATTAGCACATTAGCAGTCAAGGATAACTTTCTTGTTGCTGGGGGTTTCCAAGGAGAGCTTACTTGTAAAGTGAGTATATGCAACTCTTTATAGTTTCACTTTAATTATTAAGATCTCTCTAGTTATGCTGTTAACAAGTGCAATTTTCCAGCAACTATTTTTTCCCCATAAACTACAAATCaacctctctatctctctctctctctctctctcctttttttttttttttttgtgagaaGCAATTTAGTTTTTGAGGTTTGATTCATTAACAGAGGCAAAGGATCAATTGAAAGACTTTCTGTCATTTTCATTGAAACATCATTTACAATTCTTCACTCCATTCttcttatatattaataattattcctAACTCTATCAGAAACAAACACTACCTAAATATCTTCAGCTTTTGATTTATTGGAGTAATTTGTTCCCTACATGCTGGCTATGTGTATGCTTCAGGGTTGCTACCAATATTGTTGTTAAGAAGGATATCTTTTCATTACCAAAACAAACTAATGAGATTAATCGTCACAAGGATTAGGGCTGCTGTATGGTTCCTGGTTGTGAAAGTGATGGtacttaataaataattatttcctTCTCTGCTAGATTTCATTTCAGGTTGTTTTTCTATGACATGCTCAAttatttgctgaattttctgTGCCAAATTCATAGAAACTAAAGGGAGCTGTGTTTTGCTTGCTCAGGAATTGGGATTTTTGGATTTGTGAACTTGTGTTTGTCTACATAAACACCCCTGTAAATTGTAATCTTTTGGTGTCTGCATATTGTTCTGAAATTATATTTTCTGAAGAAACCCCATTTTACTGATGTTGCAGCGTTTAGATAAAGAAGGCATTAGCTTTTGTGCCCGCACCACATATGATGATAATGCCATAACAAATGCTGTTGAGATATATGACAGTATAAggtagttttattatttagcaCAATTAATTATTTTCCAACGAACACAGATAGTAATGAAATCTGTTTTGCAGGGGTGGAGTTCATTTTATGGCGTCTAACAATGATTGCAGTGTGAGAGAATACGACATGGAGAGGTTTCAGCTTCTGAATCACTTCCAGTTCTCTTGGCCAGTTAATGTGAGCCCTTGTTGGAACTTACGATGACTAACAAGATGCTTGATAATTCACTTTTCTTTTAGATTTGCTTTCTGTTTTCCTTATGCATGAGAACCATCTGGACTTTCAGTTTTCTTGAATGGACATCTGAAAGTGCTTTTGACTGAGGAGGTTTAATCTTCAACATGCTTTC
The sequence above is a segment of the Manihot esculenta cultivar AM560-2 chromosome 5, M.esculenta_v8, whole genome shotgun sequence genome. Coding sequences within it:
- the LOC110615488 gene encoding uncharacterized WD repeat-containing protein C2A9.03 isoform X1 — its product is MILCLVISRPNYCVLMFVHFFSLVLYCRYSMSYQQLGEFNYMAEEGEMADLVDELDQDNYGGEGNIEIEADEYDMLTKVTDTSSAQARKGKDIQGIPWERLNITRDKYRLTRLEHYKNYENIPLSGQAVDKECKQMEKGGNYYEFFYNTRLVKPTILHFQLRNLVWATSKHDVYLMSNYSVMHWSSLSRNLSEVINFAGHVAPNEKHADSLLEGFTQTQISTLAVKDNFLVAGGFQGELTCKRLDKEGISFCARTTYDDNAITNAVEIYDSIRGGVHFMASNNDCSVREYDMERFQLLNHFQFSWPVNHTSLSPDRRLIVVVGDHQDGLLVDAHNGKVAASVRGHQDYSFASAWHPDGHVFATGNQDKTCRVWDVRNLSSPIAILKGNLGAVRSIRFSSDGQFMAVAEPADFVHVYSTKADYRRRQEIDFFGEISGVALSPDDESLYIGIWDRTYASLLQYNRRHTYGYLDSYL
- the LOC110615488 gene encoding uncharacterized WD repeat-containing protein C2A9.03 isoform X2, with the protein product MSYQQLGEFNYMAEEGEMADLVDELDQDNYGGEGNIEIEADEYDMLTKVTDTSSAQARKGKDIQGIPWERLNITRDKYRLTRLEHYKNYENIPLSGQAVDKECKQMEKGGNYYEFFYNTRLVKPTILHFQLRNLVWATSKHDVYLMSNYSVMHWSSLSRNLSEVINFAGHVAPNEKHADSLLEGFTQTQISTLAVKDNFLVAGGFQGELTCKRLDKEGISFCARTTYDDNAITNAVEIYDSIRGGVHFMASNNDCSVREYDMERFQLLNHFQFSWPVNHTSLSPDRRLIVVVGDHQDGLLVDAHNGKVAASVRGHQDYSFASAWHPDGHVFATGNQDKTCRVWDVRNLSSPIAILKGNLGAVRSIRFSSDGQFMAVAEPADFVHVYSTKADYRRRQEIDFFGEISGVALSPDDESLYIGIWDRTYASLLQYNRRHTYGYLDSYL